The sequence GTCACGCCAGAGCTTGATGGCTCGTGGGAATTCACACTGCCCGATGGCGCAGCGTTAGCCGATGGCGATTACACTGCGACTATCGATGGAGTCGATGCGCAAGGTGATGCTGCTGAAACCTCTGAAGTCGATTTTGAGATCGCAACACCTCCAGATACTATTTCTATCAACGTTATTGCTGGCGATGATGTGGTGGATGATTCAGAAGACAGAGCTGTGAGTATTAACGGTACTACCAGCGGTATTGAAGAAGGGCAACGGGTCAATGTAACGATCACCGATGACCAAGATTCAGAAGTCTACACGGGCAAAGCTATCGTGGATGAAAATGGCAATTGGGAAATACTCGATGCCGACTTGTCAGGATTGCCTGAAGATGCATCCTATACCGCCACTGCAACGACCAATGATGCGTTAGGCAACGACCCCATCGAATCCACACGTGATTTCACAACACTTGATTCCAACAGAGCCCCTACTGCAGAAGATGACATTGGTTTCGTCATAGAAACGTTCCGCTTTGGTCAGGCTGGTGATGGCGATGAAACGTTTGTGAGTTGGAAAGATGCAGTGGATGACGGAACTATCACCGCAGGATCTGGAATTGATGGTGTAAGCGCTTCAGCCCATATTACCAGTCAAGGCGGAATGCCGGTTATTGGCGTTAAATCGAATGATAAGTATGGCGGTCCAGCGGCAGGACAAATTGAATACCGTAGCGACAATTCAAATGGCGCAGAGTCGGGTACCTCTGAGTTTCTATCCGTTAATTTAGGGGGAATGACAACGTCTGCCAGCTTCGGCTTCCGAAATATGTATTACAACGAGCAGGGTAAGAGCATTGAACAAGGCGTTTGGAAGGCTTACCTCAATGGAGAAGAAGTCGCCAGTGATACCTTTTATGCTAAGTATGGTAAAAGTGAAGGCGATGTAAATATCGATTTGGGAGGGCTTTTCTTTGATGAAATTCGTTTTGAAGCAGCCGAGTATGTCAAAGGTGCTGCGGACGATGGTAAAGACTCTTCCGATTATTATGTGAAGTATGTTGAGGCAGACGTGATCCAAGGCGGGCTCATCACAACCGAAGACTCACCTTTTCTCATAGAACCTTCGCTGCTATTGGACAATGATACCGACTTGGACGGTGATTCATTGGAAATTATCGGTTTCACCCAGCCCGAAAAAGGCACGATAACTCAAAATCCTGATGGCTCATTTGAATATGATCCGAATGGAGAATTTGATGACTTAGAACTGGGAGAAGGAGAAAAAGACACCTTCACCTATACCATCACAGATGAATTTGGAAATGAAGTTACGGGAACTGTAACGGTCGAAGTAGTAGGCCTCTCCGATACTCAAGCACCGCAAGTGAATGCTTTGTTTGTTGATGAGCTTTTGGAAACGCCAAATGAATTAGATGACATGCTGCCCGGACAAGATCCGGTTCCCGCGAATGCTGGTGCGGGTGGTCAAGGAAGCGGGGGCGAAAGCCTTCCAGAAATAAAAGTAGATGTTGATATTTAATTAAGGGAACACAGTTTCAGGATAAATCTATGAAGTCTTCATTTTTATCGGCAGCGTTCTGCTGCTTCGTAACGGTGTTTGGGCACCCAGTTCAGGCTAGTAGCCTTCCCAATATTGTAGAGCTCGCAGTACAAACGCATCCTCAATTAATTCAGAGTGATCGCAAGGTTAGAGAAGGTGAGCAAATTGTCGAGCAAGCGAAAGGCGGGTATTTACCATCAGTTGATATAACCGCCGACTGGGGGTATGAGGTCGTTGACACGCCATCGACACGCGCGTCGCAAACTGATGATGAAACTTGGAATAACGGCCGAATTGGTTTTGAAGCGCGTCAAATGCTGTTTGATGGTCAAGCTACATCTAACGATGTGCGTCGAACAGAGGCGTTTACTCAAGCTCGAGAATATGAACGCCAAGGCATGACGCAAAGCATTGCTCTTGCCGCCAGCCAAGTCTATCTTGATGTATTACGCCATCGTCAACATTATGAATTATCTAAAATAAACTTAGAAAATCATCGTGTTATTTATCAGCAAATTTCGAGTCGAGTAGAGCGAGGTGTCGGCACTAAAGCCGACCAGTCACAAATTGAAAGCCGCTTAAATAATGCCGAGTCTAATGTCATTGCTGCGCAAAATAATTTACTTGACGCAGAAGCCTCGTATCAGCAAGTGATTGGCGAATTGGCTCCGCATCAGCTGCAACCGTTCAGTTTTAATGCCGCAATGTTGCCGAGATCTTTGGCCGATGCAGAAGAGCAAGTGAGGTTGGGTAATCCTATTGTTCTTGCCTCAAGAGCTGATATTAAAGAAGCTGAGAGCCGTTACGATTACAGTAAGTCTAGCTACTACCCAGAAGTCGACTTGGTCTTGTTCGGTGATTACGGTGAAGATTTAGACGGCACCAACGGCAGTAATAAGAACTACGGTGCTATGGTGCAAATGCGTTGGAATATATTCCGTGGAGGATCTGATAAGGCCTCCGAAAGAGCGTCAGCTTTTGTTGTTGAACAAGCTCGCGCGATCAACAGCAACACCCATCGTGACGCACGCCAGCGACTCAAGCTCTCTTGGTCAGCCTTTCAAATGTTAGAGCGCCAAGAGAAGTTTTTGGCTCAATATGCCGCAGCTTCTGAGCGAACGCGCGACTCGTATAAAAAAGAATTTAACTTAGGCAAGCGAACATTACTTGATCTTCTAGATTCTGAAAACGAATTATTTGGTGCACAGAATCAACACCTAGATGCACGTATTGATTATGAATTGTCTAAAGCTCGCATCTTAGAGGCGGTGGGTGAGCTTTACCAACAACTTACGTCCGCACAATAACGCTAGACAATTTTCAGGGATGAAATTATGAAATATTATATCGTTGCGCTGATATCTGCGTTGGCATGGGGAAGCAGTGCCAATACCGGTGAAATGGTTGAAAAAAACTATTTGTATTACGTGGGTGGCCATATTGGACACGCAGAAATGGATGGTAGTCACCCTGTTGATGGGGGCAATGAACTTAAGCGAGGCCCATTCTTTGGCGGTGAATTTGGCATGCGCCCTTTCTCAAATGACCATATCGAGCTGCGCTTTCGAGTAGAGCACTCACAACTGGATGTGGCTGACCAGAAAAGTGATGAGTCAGCCATGTGGTATGCCGCAGACGTATTGTATTTCCTAAACAACAACTACAACTACATTTTCATTGGCCCACATTATCAAGATTTCGATAGTAATTCCCAGACCGGAGCACAGTTAGGCTTGGGGGCGCGTTATCACTTTACACCAGAGTGGGCGATGACAGGTGAGGTGCAAGGCCTTTATGGTTTTGACGATGAAACCACAGACTTTATGGCTTCTATTGGCATTCAGTATTTCTTTGGTTCCAAGTCAGTTCCATCAAGTTTTAGCGATGACGACCAAGATGGGGTTGCGAATCACATTGATGACTGTTTGCATACGCCAGCGGGCTATAGTGTGGATAACACAGGGTGCACATTATTCCGTGAACAGGCTATTGTCGAAAAAGTCACGGTTCATTTCGAAAACGACAGCGCTGAAGTCCCTGCTAGTTATTACAACAATGTGGCTGACATTGCCGACTTTATGAAGCAACATCCACAGCTTAATATTGTGGTTGAAGGCCATACATCGCTGGTAGGTTCGGAACAATATAATCAGCGCTTATCTGAACGTCGCGCGGAAGCTGTCAAAGATATACTGATTCACCGTTATCAAACCGACGCATCTAGGGTTTCAACGATGGGATATGGAGAGACTCAACCATTAGTGGAGCCTGAAACGTCAGCTAAAGATGAAGCTGAAAACCGACGAATAATGGTTGAAATGTCAGTGAAAGAAGCTGCTCCTATTTCTCAAATTGAGCTTTAGTTTTTGCCTTCTTTAATGTGCTCTGGCTACACTCAAGCTTCTCCTTGTGGAAGGTGATTGATTTAATGCCAAGAGCGTTTTCAATATTGATACTCACATGGTTGTCGCTTTGTCTTGCGGTGGGCGTGTACAGTGCCAATCAAGAGCTCGATTTCTCTAAAATCATTCAGACGCTCAATAGTAAATATGGCCAAGATGCTGCTACCCGTGGAGCGTCATGGCAGAAACTCATCCAAAAAAACTTAAGTAGCTATGAAGTCGTTCAGCTCAAAGCTGTGAACGACTATTTCAATGGTTTTTTGTTTGCTGAAGATTCTGTGGTTTGGAAAAAGAATGATTATTGGGCAACACCTGTTGAGTTTATAGGCCGAGGAGCCGGAGACTGCGAAGATTTTACCATTGCAAAATACTTCACCTTACTTGAAATGGGGTTCCCGCAAGAAAAATTACGTTTAATGTACGTCAAAGCAGTGCGTTACAACCAGCACCACATGGTGTTGACCTACTACCATAAGCGCGGTGCGGTGCCTCTAGTACTGGACAATATCGACCCTGAAATCAAGCCTGCGACTGAGCGGGGCGACCTCATTCCAATTTATAGTTTTGATGCAGACTATCTGTGGCTTGCAAAAGCACGCGGTGAAGGCCAACTTGTGGGGGGTTCTGAGCGCCTGAGTCTGTGGAAAGATCTCCGTCAACGATTATCTGAATTTGTTAAACAAGGTGCTGACCTTACTGTTAGTGCCGATAAGGAAACGCCATGAGTTTGTATCGTCAAGTATTGCTGCTGCTCATCATGATCACAGTTTTATCGCTGACTGCGGTTATGACGCTGAATCTAAAAAATAGCGCCACATACATGGAGGGCCAATTGAGGGTCACGGCGGAAAGTGCCTTGACCTCTTTGGGTATGCGATTAGCTCCCATTCTGCAGCCGTACGACCAAGCTCTGGCTGAATCAACGGTGTGGGCCGCATTTGATGGCGCGTATTACAAAAGTATTGAAGTATTGGTATATGAAAATGATGAAACGATTCGCCGCGTCAACAGCGCTCAACCTGGTGATGTTCCAGAATGGTTTACGCAGCTATTTGAATTTGAGCCTGTGATCGCCGAAGCGCCAATTACTAATGGTTGGAACGAAGTCGCTCATGTTCGTATTGAGGGGCATCCAGGCTATATCCAACAGCAACTGTGGTCACTTGGGCAACGCCTATTGATGTTCTACGGGGGCTTATTTGTGTTATGCGCGGCAGTAGCGGCTTTGGTATTGCGTTGGGTTATCTCTAAGCCATTGGGCCATATCGAACGCCAAGTACATGCGATTGAAGAACGTGATTTCACTTATCGCATTCCAAACCCTGCAACGCCTGAATTAAAGCGGGTTGTAAAAGCCATGAATCATCTCACTGGGCTGCTAAGCGAGCGGTTCCAATCCAATGCAAAACAGTTGGAGTTACTGCGTGTTAAGGTTCAACAAGACGGTGAGACGCACGTTTCAAATCGGCGTTACTTCGTCAGTGAGTTAAATGTGAGAATTGATGAGCGAGAACCATTAGCCGTGGTGATGTTGTCGTTACTTGAGCGCGACAAAATTAGAAAGAATAACGGTTACAAGGCATGGTTGGATATTCTGAAATCTACGGTGCGAGCTTTAGAAAGTGTATTTAAAGAAGATGGTGTCGTCATCGGGCGTCTATCTGAAACTGATTTTGCTGTGCTGGTACCAGTGCTTCCCGATGATGACCTATCGGCACGTCTGTCTGACATTTCAAGCAAAATGGCAGGACTGTATCGAGTTGGGATTGCCCCGCATGAAGCGGTATCGGTGTTGGCTGGTATTGTGGTTCGAACCGATGAATATGTCACTGATGTATTTACTCGGCTTGACCAAGCGCTTCGAGATGCACACAGCGTTGGAATTAACCCTTGGTTGTGGGCGGAACCCGGAGATAATCAGAAACTTCGTTCCGGTCAGGAGTGGGTTGATCTTTTGCATGAACGATTGAAGCTCAATGATCTTGAGCTCAGTTATCAGCCACTTGTTAAAAGTTTGGGAGAAGGCCCCATTCATCACGAGGTTTATGCGCGGATTCATGATGAGACAGGACAATCATTGAGTGCAGGCTTATTTGTTCCTGTGATCGATCAGTTTGATTTGGGTTCGAAGCTTGATCGCGCTGTGATTGAGCGTATTTTTGAAAATGACAACATCACGATCCCTGTGGTGATGAATGTATCCTTATCGTCTGTTCGGGATACCCATTTCCTTAAAGCCCTAGCTGAAGTGCCAGATAATCGCCGTAGTTTACTTATTTTCGAAGTCACTGAGGTATCCGTGAGCCGAGACTTACGCGCAATTACCAGCTTTGTAACCGTATTGCGATCGCTTGGCTTTGGCTTTGGGGTCGATAATCTGGGGGTTGGCAGTCGAAGCCTCGATTACTTAACAGTATTGCGGCCTGATTACGTCAAACTCGCGCCATCGCTGTGCCGTCATGTTGACCCCGAAACAACGAGCATTATTACCGCGATAGGGAATACCGTTCATAATTTAAATATTCCCGTATACGGCACCAGTGTTGAGTCTGATGAGCAGTTAGAGGCGATACTGAAAGCCGGTGTTGACGGCTTTCAAGGTTATATCACCAAACGTGTTTAGATGAGTGAATCATCATCAGATTGCTCGGTGAGCAGAGTGTTGTCAGTACTCATTTCATCGAGCAGCATGGATCTGAACTGTTTACGGTCAGTCAGTTTTTCTTGAGCGGCTTCAGGTAGCTCTGTGAATTGAATGATGTTTTTTTTAACCAATAAGTTAATCATGTCCTCTAACACACGAATGAGTGTGACGTCGGAGTCCTGCAGCTGATCTAACGCGGTGTGTTGAGTTGCACTGGCTGACTTCAAAAAACCAATGATGTCGGGGTGATTTGCGGCTAACTGTTCATCGCAACCGTCTATTTCCACATCGGCAATCGCTACAATTTTGTTATCAACATTTCTTTTTACGAAAAACATAACAGCAACACTCTAATTTTGTTGGTATTTTAATAAAATCTAACGCTTGTTGTTACTATAATGGCATAAATTGAGTCACACTGAGAGTCTTCGAGTGGTTGGAGCTCAAAATACAGGATTTGCATGGTGAATCAAAAAACCGACGAATGGCGCGTTTCTGGGAAGGAAAATGCACATCTCGACCCATTGCTCGATGCGCTGACTTTTCTCAGTAAGTGGTACGGCAACCCTGTGGCTAGAGATGACTTAGCCGCGGGCCTACCCTTGCAAGACAATCGCTTTACACCTGAATTGTTTATGAGAGCAGCATCAAGGGCCAGTTTGTCTGCACGCATGTTGAAACGTTCTTTGGCTGATATCAAACCTGAACTTTTGCCGGCTGTATTATTAATGCGCGACAAAAGTGCTGTGATCTTGCAATCAGTCGATCAACAGCGCGCGCGCATCATTGTGCTGGAATCAGGCGAAGGTGAAACCACAATTGATTTAGACGAACTAGGCAATAGCTATGAAGGCTATGCATTGTTTGTGAAACCCCAGGTGCGTTTTGACGAGCGTGCCCCCGAAACACTAGAAAATAAAGATGAACACTGGTTTTGGGGGACTCTCAAGCGCAGTTGGCGCATTTATCGGGATGTGTTGGTCGCTTCTTTTCTGATTAGTTTGTTTGCGCTGGCGAGTCCGTTGTTCGTGATGAACGTGTACGATCGAGTCGTCCCTAATAATGCTGTTGATACGCTTTGGGTACTGGCTATTGGGGTTTTACTGGTGTTTGTATTTGACTTTATTCTTCGCCAGCTTCGATCTCATTTTATCGATGTAGCCGGGAAAAAATCAGAGATATTGATTTCGGCCAGCATATTGGAACGTGTGTTGGGCGTTAAAATGGCATCGCGCCCCCCTTCAGTGGGTGCTTTTGCGCGTCACTTACAAGAATTTGATTCCATCCGAGAGTTTATTACATCCGCTACGATTACGGCAGTGATTGATGTGCCATTTACCTTGGTGTTTTTTATTATTGTGGCAATGCTCGGAGGTTGGATTGTTGCGATTCCTCTGGCTATGGTTGCGATTATTATTGCCTACAGTGCTTGGGCGCAAGGGCCGATGAGTCGCGCAGTGGATGAGGCTGGTCGAATGTCTAGCCTTAAAAATGCCACTCTTATTGAAGCCTTGAATGGTCTTGAAACCATCAAGTTGACCGGTGCAGAGGGGCAAATGCAGCAACGTTGGGAGCAAGCCAACGGCCATATTGCTGAATGGAATGCAAATAGTCGCCGCTATGCGACATCGGTGTCGAGTGTTGCTTCTTTGTGCCTGCAAGCCACAACCGTATTCTTGATTGTGGCTGGGGTTTACCTCATTAACATTGGCGAGTTATCGATGGGGGGGCTCATCGCTTCAGTGATGTTATCGACTCGTGCACTGCAGCCTATGGCGCAAGTGGCGCAGCTGGCCACTCGCTACAACCAAACCAAGTCAGCTTTTGTCATGCTCAATGACATTATGAAACTGCCTGTTGAACTCCCTGAAGAGAAACGGTTTCTCTATCGCGAAAAGCTACTGGGCAACATCGATTTGAAGGACGTCAATTTTCATTATCCAGACCAGCAAAATATGGCCTTAAATGACATTAATTTGTCGATTAAAGCGGGCGAAAAAGTTGCCATTATTGGTCGTATTGGTTCGGGTAAGTCGACCTTGGGTAAACTGATAACTGCGATGTATGAAGCCACACGAGGCAGCATCTCGTTTGATAATGTGGATGGTCGTCAGCTAAGCCCGTCTCATATTCGGCATATGATGGGCGTGGTACCGCAGGATGTGACCCTGTTTTATGGCACACTTCGCGATAACTTGACCTTGGGTGTTCCTTGGGTGAGTGATGATGCCGTGCTCAGAGCTGCAGAGCTCTCTGGTGTTGCTGAATTTGCTGCGCGACACCCACAAGGACTGGACATGAGTATAGCCGAGCAAGGTTCTAATTTGTCAGGAGGTCAGCGCCAAGCCGTGGCATTGGCAAGAGCACTGTTGCTTGACCCTCCTGTATTAGTGTTTGATGAGCCGACTGCATCGATGGATAACACCAGCGAGGTTCGCCTAAGAAATCGGTTGGCGGATATCGTGCCTGATAAAACGCTACTTTTGATTACCCACAAGTCATCTATGTTGAGCATGGTGGACCGACTGATTGTAGTGGAACAGGGGCGTATCATTGCGGATGGACCCAAAGCCGTGGTGCAAGATGCGTTGCGCTCTGGGCGCTTGCAGGTGGATAAAACATGAAACAACAACCAACCGATCAAGAGCTCAGTTTAATGTCAGATCGCTCTGCTGCTATGTTGCTTAATACGCCGAAAGGTGCCCGAACCATGCTTTGGTCCATCGGTATTTTTTTGGTGCTTGCGTTGATGTGGGCCGCGTTTGCTGAAATAGATGAAGTTGCAGTGGGTTCTGGGAAAGTCATTCCATCGCAGCAAATGCAGGTGATTCAGAATCTTGAAGGCGGCATCGTTGCGGAGATTTTTATCAAGGAGGGGCAAGCGGTTGAGGTTGGTACCCCTTTAATTCGTCTTGATGATACCTTGCTCAATTCAGAGTTTCGTGAGCGCAACCGTTCGTATGACGATCATCGGGTGATTATTGCTCGCCTTAAAGATGAGATTGCATCAGTGGATACCTTTGCCAATTCAGTCTCAGAGGAGGAGCAAACTGTAATCGTCAGTGATGCATTTCTGTCTGAATTTGATGAAGAACTCCCCACTTTAACAAAGCGTGAGCGGCGAGTTCTTCGAGGCCGAATTAATGGCTTAACAAGTGCTATGGAAGTGTTGGAGCAGCAACGAGAGCAAGCTGAAAATGACTTGTCGGCATTGCAAGGTAAGTTGGTTAGCGTGACACGCAGCTATCATTTGGCCGAGCAAGAAATTGAGTTAATGAGACCCTTAGTTGAAGAGGGCGTTGTATCTCAAATTGAGTTTTTACAGAAACTTAGAGAAGAGAATAACCTCAAAGGCGAAATGAACGCTGCACGTTTAGCCATTCCTAAAGCACGGAATACCATTGAGGAAACGCTAGAGAAACGTGAAGAAGTCGCCGCTAAATTTCGCTCCGAATCGTTGCGTGACCTCAGCCGTTTTGAATCTGAAAGTGGAAAAATCGTTGAGTCCAGAGTGGGGTTGGAAGACAAGGTAAATCGGACTTTAGTGCGCTCACCTGTGAACGGAACCATTCAAAAGCTCAACATTAATACTGTGGGTGGAGTGGTGCAGCCGGGTATGAATCTGGTTGAAATTGTACCCATAGATGGCAAGTTGCTCGTTGAAGCCAAGATCAAACCCGAAGATATTGCCTTTATTCGCAATGATCTCTCTGCTGTTGTTAAATTTACAGCATATGACTTTGCTATTTATGGTGGCATCAATGGCAAAGTTGTGAATGTGAGCCCAGATACAGTGCTTGATGAAGAAGGAAACAGCTTTTATCTTGTGCGTGTTGAAACTGAGAAAAGCTATTTGGGCAATGAACAGGCTCCGTTGCCGATTATTACCGGAATGCTGACTTCGGTAGACATCATGACGGGCAAAAAATCCGTTCTGGATTACTTGCTTAAACCGATCACGCGAGCGCGTGCTAATGCTTTGAGAGAACGGTAATGAGAACACGCAGAGTGAAAGGAAGATAAAAAGTCAGCGCTTCAGTCACATTAAAGAGTCGCCGTTGATTCATGCTCAACGGCGACTCAAAAAATTTAGTGGTTGTGGCCACAACCGCCAGCGCTATGTACATGGCCATGTGCGAGTTCTTCAGCCGTAGCTTCACGCACATCAACCACTTCCACATCAAAGGTCAAATCCATTCCTGCTAATGGATGGTTTCCGTCCACAATGACTTCATCGTCTGTCACATCCAGTACGATAACTGATTGATCGCCCGCTTCTGTTGTTGCGCGAAACTGCATCCCTGCTTGTACATCCATACCTTCAAACATTTCTTTTGAAACCGCCTGCATGAGTGTTTCATGACGTTGGCCGTAAGCCTGATCGGCTTCAATTTCAACTGTAAAGGTATCGCCTTTAGCTTTGCCATCAAGCGCGGCTTCTAAGCCTGGAATGAGCTGGCCATGGCCTTGAATAATATTTAACGGCTCGCCATCAAGTGATGAATCGAGCAATGTCTCTTGCGAATGAACCGAGTAGTGCAATATAACAACGTTATCTTTGGCCACTTTCATGCTTGTTTTCCTAAAAATTGGGGCGTCGGTGTGATTAATGCTAAGTGTGTTTTTTCAGGCATCAGTCTACCTTTTTCCTGCTTTAGGTTCATGCTTAAAATCATTCAAAATAACGGATCTTGAAACAAATTTGGCAGTTCTGAGTGGATTGTCGGTAAATATCGCATCGACTTGTAAGGTTTGCACGATGACTTTGAGTAGGTGTTCATAGTCATGCGCTTTGGCGGGAACCTCTTCTATTCTGAAAGTGTAAGGGTGAACCAGTAATTTGTGCTGGTGAGCAAAGCGGGTTAAATCAGTGGTGATGATCTTGTCATCACTTAACATTAAAAGTTGTTTCCACCACGGACCAATTCCCGCTGCATAAGTTGCCACTTCGGTTATTCCCTCGCTTGTTTTCATCGCATCAAAATCAGTTTCAGCAAGGTTCCAATCATTTTCACCAATCAATTGGATCAGTTTTAAGTTTGTGAGTTGTTGGGTAAATATCAATTTGAGCTCTTTCGCATCAAAGCTCTGAATAAATGCATTGTCGTCCGCATTTTCGTAGCCATATTGAGCCAATAGTCCGAGGGTGTGTGTGGCTAGGTTTTTACCATTGTCGCGGTGCCATTGTGGATTCTTCAATTCAACGTAGAGTCCCACGTCCAGCCTTGTCGAATGGTTGAGTCCTTGAATTAATTTAATTTCTTGTTCCAAGGTTGGCACTCTAAATTGGGTCATCTGCAACGGAAATCGATTCGGAAAGATGGGTTTATTGGTGCCTGGGGCTACGCGCTCATGCACCTCTAAGTATTGAATTTCCTGCACGGTAAAATCAATGGCATAGAAGTGGCCATCTTCGCGTTTTCTTTTTGGAAAAATATCGGCCACATTGGTGGTTTGTTCTAGATAAATGTCATGCATTACGATTGGAATATCGTCTTTGGTTAACACCACATCTTGCTCAATGTAATCGGCACCCGCGGCGTGAGCGTACGCAACCGAGACTAAGGTGTGCTCGGGCAAAACACCTGAAGCCCCGCGATGAGCAATGATATCTACAGCAATTGCGTTTGCGCATATTAAAAGACTTAAAACCACAAAAATTGATTTTAATAGGTTCATGATTTTTATCTTTGGAAATAACATCTTGTAAGCATAGCTAAAGGGGGGTTGTGTAGAAGGTTATTGTTTCTAACTATGATCGAGCGCATTTTTATTTGGGGTCTGGTAA is a genomic window of Echinimonas agarilytica containing:
- a CDS encoding bifunctional diguanylate cyclase/phosphodiesterase produces the protein MSLYRQVLLLLIMITVLSLTAVMTLNLKNSATYMEGQLRVTAESALTSLGMRLAPILQPYDQALAESTVWAAFDGAYYKSIEVLVYENDETIRRVNSAQPGDVPEWFTQLFEFEPVIAEAPITNGWNEVAHVRIEGHPGYIQQQLWSLGQRLLMFYGGLFVLCAAVAALVLRWVISKPLGHIERQVHAIEERDFTYRIPNPATPELKRVVKAMNHLTGLLSERFQSNAKQLELLRVKVQQDGETHVSNRRYFVSELNVRIDEREPLAVVMLSLLERDKIRKNNGYKAWLDILKSTVRALESVFKEDGVVIGRLSETDFAVLVPVLPDDDLSARLSDISSKMAGLYRVGIAPHEAVSVLAGIVVRTDEYVTDVFTRLDQALRDAHSVGINPWLWAEPGDNQKLRSGQEWVDLLHERLKLNDLELSYQPLVKSLGEGPIHHEVYARIHDETGQSLSAGLFVPVIDQFDLGSKLDRAVIERIFENDNITIPVVMNVSLSSVRDTHFLKALAEVPDNRRSLLIFEVTEVSVSRDLRAITSFVTVLRSLGFGFGVDNLGVGSRSLDYLTVLRPDYVKLAPSLCRHVDPETTSIITAIGNTVHNLNIPVYGTSVESDEQLEAILKAGVDGFQGYITKRV
- a CDS encoding Ig-like domain-containing protein produces the protein IGLVPEVSITVTNDPEDTTPTFSGTSDNTVGDLTLTVNGVEYAVTPELDGSWEFTLPDGAALADGEYTATIDGVDAQGDAAETSDADFTIGLVPEVSITVTNDPEDTTPTFSGTSDNTVGDLTLTVNGVEYAVTPELDGSWEFTLPDGAALADGDYTATIDGVDAQGDAAETSEVDFEIATPPDTISINVIAGDDVVDDSEDRAVSINGTTSGIEEGQRVNVTITDDQDSEVYTGKAIVDENGNWEILDADLSGLPEDASYTATATTNDALGNDPIESTRDFTTLDSNRAPTAEDDIGFVIETFRFGQAGDGDETFVSWKDAVDDGTITAGSGIDGVSASAHITSQGGMPVIGVKSNDKYGGPAAGQIEYRSDNSNGAESGTSEFLSVNLGGMTTSASFGFRNMYYNEQGKSIEQGVWKAYLNGEEVASDTFYAKYGKSEGDVNIDLGGLFFDEIRFEAAEYVKGAADDGKDSSDYYVKYVEADVIQGGLITTEDSPFLIEPSLLLDNDTDLDGDSLEIIGFTQPEKGTITQNPDGSFEYDPNGEFDDLELGEGEKDTFTYTITDEFGNEVTGTVTVEVVGLSDTQAPQVNALFVDELLETPNELDDMLPGQDPVPANAGAGGQGSGGESLPEIKVDVDI
- a CDS encoding OmpA family protein, translating into MKYYIVALISALAWGSSANTGEMVEKNYLYYVGGHIGHAEMDGSHPVDGGNELKRGPFFGGEFGMRPFSNDHIELRFRVEHSQLDVADQKSDESAMWYAADVLYFLNNNYNYIFIGPHYQDFDSNSQTGAQLGLGARYHFTPEWAMTGEVQGLYGFDDETTDFMASIGIQYFFGSKSVPSSFSDDDQDGVANHIDDCLHTPAGYSVDNTGCTLFREQAIVEKVTVHFENDSAEVPASYYNNVADIADFMKQHPQLNIVVEGHTSLVGSEQYNQRLSERRAEAVKDILIHRYQTDASRVSTMGYGETQPLVEPETSAKDEAENRRIMVEMSVKEAAPISQIEL
- a CDS encoding transglutaminase-like cysteine peptidase; protein product: MPRAFSILILTWLSLCLAVGVYSANQELDFSKIIQTLNSKYGQDAATRGASWQKLIQKNLSSYEVVQLKAVNDYFNGFLFAEDSVVWKKNDYWATPVEFIGRGAGDCEDFTIAKYFTLLEMGFPQEKLRLMYVKAVRYNQHHMVLTYYHKRGAVPLVLDNIDPEIKPATERGDLIPIYSFDADYLWLAKARGEGQLVGGSERLSLWKDLRQRLSEFVKQGADLTVSADKETP
- a CDS encoding type I secretion system permease/ATPase; the encoded protein is MVNQKTDEWRVSGKENAHLDPLLDALTFLSKWYGNPVARDDLAAGLPLQDNRFTPELFMRAASRASLSARMLKRSLADIKPELLPAVLLMRDKSAVILQSVDQQRARIIVLESGEGETTIDLDELGNSYEGYALFVKPQVRFDERAPETLENKDEHWFWGTLKRSWRIYRDVLVASFLISLFALASPLFVMNVYDRVVPNNAVDTLWVLAIGVLLVFVFDFILRQLRSHFIDVAGKKSEILISASILERVLGVKMASRPPSVGAFARHLQEFDSIREFITSATITAVIDVPFTLVFFIIVAMLGGWIVAIPLAMVAIIIAYSAWAQGPMSRAVDEAGRMSSLKNATLIEALNGLETIKLTGAEGQMQQRWEQANGHIAEWNANSRRYATSVSSVASLCLQATTVFLIVAGVYLINIGELSMGGLIASVMLSTRALQPMAQVAQLATRYNQTKSAFVMLNDIMKLPVELPEEKRFLYREKLLGNIDLKDVNFHYPDQQNMALNDINLSIKAGEKVAIIGRIGSGKSTLGKLITAMYEATRGSISFDNVDGRQLSPSHIRHMMGVVPQDVTLFYGTLRDNLTLGVPWVSDDAVLRAAELSGVAEFAARHPQGLDMSIAEQGSNLSGGQRQAVALARALLLDPPVLVFDEPTASMDNTSEVRLRNRLADIVPDKTLLLITHKSSMLSMVDRLIVVEQGRIIADGPKAVVQDALRSGRLQVDKT
- a CDS encoding TolC family outer membrane protein yields the protein MKSSFLSAAFCCFVTVFGHPVQASSLPNIVELAVQTHPQLIQSDRKVREGEQIVEQAKGGYLPSVDITADWGYEVVDTPSTRASQTDDETWNNGRIGFEARQMLFDGQATSNDVRRTEAFTQAREYERQGMTQSIALAASQVYLDVLRHRQHYELSKINLENHRVIYQQISSRVERGVGTKADQSQIESRLNNAESNVIAAQNNLLDAEASYQQVIGELAPHQLQPFSFNAAMLPRSLADAEEQVRLGNPIVLASRADIKEAESRYDYSKSSYYPEVDLVLFGDYGEDLDGTNGSNKNYGAMVQMRWNIFRGGSDKASERASAFVVEQARAINSNTHRDARQRLKLSWSAFQMLERQEKFLAQYAAASERTRDSYKKEFNLGKRTLLDLLDSENELFGAQNQHLDARIDYELSKARILEAVGELYQQLTSAQ